The Longimicrobiaceae bacterium genome includes a window with the following:
- a CDS encoding metal-sensitive transcriptional regulator — MSVETTAGVAVETDAADLVDGESAMDGEGRKAVAVDPEMKERNLKRLRRIEGQIRGLQRMVEEDRYCADIMTQIASVHEALRSTGRELMRNHLRHCATNAILSGEPEAEAMYDELIDLMYKHVR; from the coding sequence ATGAGCGTGGAAACGACGGCGGGCGTGGCGGTGGAGACGGATGCGGCGGACCTCGTGGACGGCGAGTCCGCGATGGATGGCGAGGGCCGCAAAGCGGTGGCGGTCGATCCCGAGATGAAGGAGCGCAACCTGAAGCGGCTGCGGCGCATCGAGGGGCAGATCCGCGGGTTGCAGCGCATGGTGGAAGAAGACCGGTACTGCGCGGACATCATGACGCAGATCGCGTCCGTGCACGAGGCGCTGCGCAGCACCGGCCGCGAGCTGATGCGCAACCACCTCCGCCACTGCGCGACCAACGCCATCCTGTCCGGCGAGCCCGAGGCCGAGGCGATGTACGACGAGCTCATCGACCTGATGTACAAGCACGTCCGGTAG
- a CDS encoding tetratricopeptide repeat protein, whose product MFAAAAMPEWLERARGLARAGRWQEAKYVLLAAGGGVDECPWALYLLAEACSRLSDRATAFDAARRALSAFHLAGDDAGILKATNLIGIVHFHGGDPASAQAWFRDALGLAHAAGASEMAARIANNLGSVHTLQGDAARALEHYHAALAAYDTAGDVAGQAQVCHNLGIAHRDLERWAEADALFAAAATHAQSLGDHSAFGFAILERAGLALRRGEPGVAEQVARQAAVRFDACGSEYGHAEVFRLRGMIAARRGELAEAHALLDRAAARSAIHGVALVDAEVRLERGIVLCRLGERDAGQDDFRVAAETFESLGAAHLARRARALLAAPPSPDAPSADSRPADSPSADSPSAGSPSAEAASAGSAPPESTSAVVPVAAVPVVAGRAGAAPSPEVPASVQVAGDGTSRMRAA is encoded by the coding sequence GTGTTCGCCGCGGCCGCCATGCCCGAGTGGCTGGAGCGGGCGCGCGGCCTGGCGCGCGCCGGGCGCTGGCAGGAGGCCAAGTACGTCCTGCTCGCCGCCGGCGGCGGCGTGGACGAGTGCCCGTGGGCGCTGTACCTGCTGGCCGAGGCGTGCTCGCGCCTGAGCGACCGCGCCACCGCGTTCGACGCGGCGCGGCGGGCGCTCTCGGCGTTCCACCTGGCGGGCGACGACGCGGGCATCCTCAAGGCCACGAACCTGATCGGCATCGTCCACTTCCACGGCGGCGACCCGGCGAGCGCACAGGCGTGGTTCCGCGACGCGCTGGGGCTGGCGCACGCGGCGGGCGCGAGCGAGATGGCGGCGCGCATCGCCAACAACCTGGGCTCGGTGCACACGCTGCAGGGCGACGCGGCGCGGGCCCTGGAGCACTACCACGCGGCGCTCGCCGCGTACGACACCGCGGGCGACGTGGCCGGGCAGGCGCAGGTCTGCCACAACCTGGGCATCGCGCACCGCGACCTGGAGCGCTGGGCCGAGGCCGACGCGCTGTTCGCCGCCGCCGCCACGCACGCGCAGTCGCTGGGCGACCACTCGGCGTTCGGCTTCGCCATCCTGGAGCGCGCGGGCCTGGCGCTGCGCCGCGGCGAGCCCGGCGTGGCCGAGCAGGTGGCGCGGCAGGCGGCGGTGCGCTTCGACGCGTGCGGCAGCGAGTACGGCCACGCCGAGGTGTTCCGGCTGCGGGGGATGATCGCCGCGCGGCGCGGCGAGCTGGCCGAGGCGCACGCGCTGCTGGACCGCGCCGCCGCCCGCAGCGCCATCCACGGCGTGGCGCTGGTGGACGCCGAGGTGCGGCTGGAGCGCGGCATCGTGCTGTGCCGCCTGGGCGAGCGCGACGCGGGACAGGACGACTTCCGCGTGGCCGCCGAGACCTTCGAGTCGCTGGGCGCCGCGCACCTCGCCCGCCGCGCCCGCGCGCTGCTCGCCGCCCCGCCATCTCCAGACGCGCCTTCCGCCGATTCCCGACCTGCCGATTCCCCATCGGCCGATTCTCCATCCGCGGGTTCGCCGTCGGCGGAGGCAGCGTCCGCCGGCTCCGCGCCGCCCGAATCCACATCTGCCGTCGTGCCCGTAGCCGCCGTGCCGGTGGTGGCGGGCCGGGCAGGCGCGGCCCCATCGCCCGAGGTGCCGGCGTCCGTCCAGGTTGCGGGAGACGGCACGTCGCGCATGCGGGCGGCGTAG